A portion of the Rhodococcus pseudokoreensis genome contains these proteins:
- a CDS encoding lipase family protein — MGSLFRRSFGTAVVGSVLALTAALVGAGTSAAQPLVPLPPLPTPPAADAIFPVADPDPFYIQPTDIADHAPGDVLKIRQLPPSYYFPGSAMWELLFRTTDSEGRPIAANTTYVLPPNHVPDGPLVSYQHIINSLGNKCKIVTELYTTDPLHQIREAAGLNIALARGWAVALPDHLGPRMAYGAAKLGGQITLDGIRAVQRVPELQVQNSKVGLGGYSGGGMATAWAAALAPSYAPELNIVGAAEGGTPMNLVKMAEALGTNPHPAFGLAMAAALGLEREYPDRIDVSGQLNDEGRRMKQMIGNGCTNEIMLFGIGHSASEMTDNQNFMDDPEAWKVMEENSLELYPGVPTVPIFEWHSPTDALIPVDSIDTTLRRYCDAGTPVQTLLTPTPDHLSAAALGLPQGLDWMDARFRGDPAPSTC; from the coding sequence ATGGGCTCGTTGTTCCGCAGATCCTTCGGCACCGCCGTAGTCGGCTCGGTCCTCGCCCTGACCGCCGCCCTCGTCGGCGCTGGAACTTCCGCGGCACAACCGCTGGTTCCGTTGCCGCCCTTGCCGACACCGCCCGCTGCCGACGCGATCTTCCCGGTCGCCGACCCGGACCCCTTCTACATTCAGCCCACGGACATCGCCGACCACGCTCCGGGCGACGTGCTGAAGATCCGCCAGTTGCCGCCGTCGTACTACTTCCCCGGTAGTGCGATGTGGGAGTTACTGTTCCGGACCACCGACTCCGAGGGCAGGCCGATCGCGGCGAACACCACGTACGTGCTGCCCCCGAACCACGTCCCGGACGGCCCGCTGGTGTCGTATCAGCACATCATCAATTCGCTGGGCAACAAGTGCAAGATCGTCACCGAGCTGTACACGACCGACCCGCTGCACCAGATCCGGGAGGCGGCAGGCCTCAACATCGCTCTCGCGCGCGGGTGGGCGGTAGCGCTGCCCGACCATCTGGGACCGCGGATGGCGTACGGCGCAGCCAAACTCGGTGGCCAGATCACGCTCGACGGCATCCGAGCCGTCCAGCGGGTCCCCGAACTGCAGGTACAGAACAGCAAGGTCGGACTGGGCGGGTACTCCGGTGGCGGCATGGCGACGGCATGGGCGGCGGCGCTGGCGCCGAGCTACGCCCCCGAACTGAACATCGTCGGCGCCGCCGAGGGCGGAACCCCGATGAACCTGGTGAAGATGGCGGAGGCGCTGGGCACCAACCCGCACCCCGCGTTCGGTCTCGCGATGGCCGCCGCACTGGGTCTGGAACGCGAATACCCGGATCGCATCGACGTCAGCGGCCAACTCAACGACGAGGGCCGCCGGATGAAGCAGATGATCGGCAACGGATGCACCAACGAGATCATGCTGTTCGGAATCGGGCACAGCGCTTCGGAAATGACCGACAACCAGAACTTCATGGACGACCCGGAAGCGTGGAAGGTGATGGAGGAGAACAGCCTGGAGCTGTACCCGGGCGTGCCCACCGTACCGATCTTCGAATGGCACAGCCCGACGGACGCGCTGATCCCTGTCGACTCGATCGACACCACCCTGCGGCGGTACTGCGACGCGGGCACCCCGGTGCAGACGCTGCTCACGCCGACACCCGACCATCTGTCGGCGGCGGCGCTGGGACTGCCCCAGGGGCTCGACTGGATGGACGCCCGGTTCCGCGGCGACCCCGCGCCGAGCACCTGCTGA
- a CDS encoding PLP-dependent aminotransferase family protein, with protein MSSEPVRTVSAAELAVLLGAAPAGGQPLYRGLADALRERVADGSMAVGVRLPAERALAEELRLSRVTVSAAYRELREAGWASARHGSGTFVAMPSGPPAWGSMVGAPVDGVIDLVNAAPAAAPELREAYLDAVDELPHFMPQHGYHPGGLTTLRAAIADRYTRRGRPTTTDQILVTGGAGDATEVVFEALVEAGDRVLIEHPTYPGAVESVQAAGGRPVPVPIDATDPDAFVAEVDRAARQSAPTVAYVMPDFSNPSGARATPDGRRRLAATLARHGVVTVVDEVAADIVLDGPDDLEPFGVPVPESATVAIGSLSKTVWGGIRIGWVRAEAARTAQMAKIMARRQLSVSVLDQLAAVRLFAWHDRLVAQRRRDLRVQRDALAAAVDERLPEWSYVLPAGGLSLWCRLPAGASSTDLVAAARSRGLLLAPGPRFGTGHLFDDHQRMPFTRPVSELTAAVNVLATLVVSADASMSVTPALVV; from the coding sequence ATGAGCAGTGAACCGGTCCGAACCGTCTCCGCGGCCGAATTGGCGGTGCTGCTCGGTGCGGCGCCCGCAGGCGGGCAACCGCTGTACCGCGGGCTCGCCGACGCCCTCCGCGAGAGGGTCGCCGACGGATCCATGGCCGTCGGAGTCCGGCTGCCCGCCGAACGGGCCCTCGCGGAGGAACTCCGGCTCAGCCGGGTGACCGTCAGCGCCGCCTATCGCGAACTGAGAGAGGCGGGTTGGGCGTCGGCGCGGCACGGATCGGGGACATTCGTGGCGATGCCGTCCGGTCCGCCTGCCTGGGGGAGCATGGTCGGGGCGCCGGTCGACGGTGTGATCGACCTCGTCAACGCCGCACCGGCGGCCGCCCCCGAACTCAGGGAGGCGTACCTCGACGCCGTCGACGAGTTGCCCCACTTCATGCCCCAGCACGGATACCACCCCGGGGGACTGACCACACTCCGGGCCGCGATCGCAGACCGCTACACGCGCCGTGGTCGCCCGACCACGACGGACCAGATCCTCGTCACCGGGGGCGCGGGCGACGCCACCGAGGTGGTGTTCGAGGCGCTCGTCGAGGCGGGCGACCGCGTCCTGATCGAACACCCGACGTATCCCGGCGCGGTCGAATCCGTGCAGGCGGCCGGCGGCAGACCCGTTCCGGTGCCGATCGACGCGACCGACCCGGACGCGTTCGTCGCCGAAGTGGACCGAGCCGCCCGGCAGAGTGCCCCCACGGTGGCGTACGTGATGCCGGACTTCTCCAATCCGTCGGGAGCAAGGGCGACCCCCGACGGCAGACGGCGGCTGGCCGCGACCCTCGCCCGCCACGGAGTGGTGACCGTCGTGGATGAAGTGGCGGCCGACATCGTGCTGGACGGTCCGGACGACCTCGAGCCGTTCGGCGTCCCGGTCCCGGAATCGGCGACCGTGGCGATCGGCAGCCTCAGCAAGACCGTGTGGGGAGGTATCCGCATCGGCTGGGTGCGTGCGGAGGCTGCCCGCACCGCGCAGATGGCCAAGATCATGGCCCGCAGGCAGTTGTCGGTCTCCGTGCTGGATCAGCTTGCGGCCGTGCGCCTGTTCGCCTGGCACGACCGGCTGGTTGCGCAGCGCCGCCGTGACCTCCGGGTGCAGCGGGACGCGCTCGCGGCGGCGGTCGACGAGCGGTTGCCCGAGTGGAGTTACGTGCTGCCCGCCGGGGGACTGTCCCTGTGGTGCAGGCTTCCGGCCGGTGCGAGTTCGACGGACCTCGTCGCGGCCGCGCGGTCGAGGGGGCTGCTGCTGGCGCCGGGGCCGCGGTTCGGCACCGGCCATCTGTTCGACGACCATCAGCGGATGCCGTTCACGCGGCCGGTGTCCGAACTGACCGCCGCTGTGAATGTCCTTGCCACGCTGGTCGTGTCCGCCGACGCCTCGATGTCCGTGACGCCGGCGCTCGTCGTGTGA
- a CDS encoding MGMT family protein → MVATTEEQVEAVRALVASIPPGRVATYGDIAAAAGLSSARTVGWIMRTDSADLPWHRVLGASGRPAPHLAHKQIAKLELEGVPIRDGRVDLAAARYRFDPPG, encoded by the coding sequence ATGGTCGCGACGACGGAAGAACAGGTCGAGGCGGTCCGCGCGCTGGTCGCGTCGATTCCGCCCGGCCGGGTGGCCACCTACGGCGACATCGCCGCGGCGGCCGGGCTGTCCAGTGCGCGGACAGTGGGCTGGATCATGCGCACCGACTCCGCCGACCTCCCCTGGCACCGCGTGCTGGGCGCGTCGGGGCGGCCGGCGCCGCACCTCGCGCACAAGCAGATCGCGAAGCTCGAACTCGAGGGCGTGCCCATCCGGGACGGCCGCGTGGATCTCGCGGCGGCGCGGTACCGGTTCGATCCGCCCGGCTGA
- a CDS encoding alpha/beta fold hydrolase has product MGRVSALNTYLFGAEDGTEILALHGLTGHGRRWEALATDQLPGARWISPDLLGHGRSTWSPPWNLEAHVASLVDTLDAHARGPVLVVGHSFGCALALHLARTVPDRVRGLVLLDPAIGLDPAQMRSVADLTISSPDYTDVEEARSDKLHGSWGEVARDVLEDEIAEHLVPLENGRVNWRLSTPAVVTAWGELAREAVLPPAHLPTVLVQASKVQPPYVTPEFRKALVDHLGDNLTAVDLDCDHMVPQARPDEVAELIRTLL; this is encoded by the coding sequence ATGGGTCGGGTGTCAGCACTGAATACGTACCTGTTCGGCGCCGAGGACGGCACGGAGATCCTCGCCCTGCACGGACTCACCGGTCACGGCAGACGGTGGGAGGCGCTGGCCACCGACCAGCTTCCCGGCGCCCGGTGGATCTCCCCCGACCTGCTCGGGCACGGCCGCTCGACGTGGTCGCCGCCGTGGAACCTCGAGGCCCATGTCGCGAGCCTCGTCGACACCCTCGACGCGCACGCCCGGGGACCGGTCCTGGTGGTGGGCCACTCGTTCGGGTGCGCCCTGGCGCTGCACCTGGCACGCACCGTCCCCGACCGGGTCCGCGGCCTCGTGCTGCTCGACCCGGCGATCGGGCTCGATCCCGCGCAGATGCGGTCGGTGGCCGATCTCACCATCTCCTCCCCCGACTACACCGACGTCGAGGAGGCCCGGTCCGACAAGCTGCACGGCTCGTGGGGGGAGGTGGCCCGCGACGTCCTCGAGGACGAGATCGCCGAACACCTCGTGCCCCTCGAGAACGGCCGGGTCAACTGGCGACTGTCCACCCCGGCCGTCGTGACGGCGTGGGGCGAACTGGCCCGCGAGGCGGTCCTGCCGCCCGCGCATCTGCCGACCGTGCTCGTGCAGGCGTCGAAGGTGCAGCCGCCGTACGTCACACCCGAGTTCCGCAAGGCCCTCGTCGACCACCTGGGCGACAACCTCACCGCCGTCGACCTCGACTGCGATCACATGGTGCCGCAGGCCCGGCCCGACGAGGTGGCCGAGCTCATCCGCACACTTCTCTGA